The segment AAGGTGTGCGTGTGATGAGCGAAGAGGTACCAGTCGAACGTAGAGAGTTGTACCGGGGCAAGGTGGTACACTTGCAGCTGACGACCGTCCTGTTACCGGACGGACGCCGGAGGACGCGCGAGATACTCGTGCATCCCGGTGCCGCAGCAGTGGTCCCCCTGATGGATGACCGGATCATGCTGATAGAGCAGTACCGGGCGGCTGTCGGCCGGAAGACGCTGGAGATACCCGCGGGCACGCTTGAGCCGGGCGAATCGCCGGAGGATTGCGCTCAGCGTGAGCTTCTTGAGGAGACCGGCTTTCAGGCTGAGTCCTGGTCGCACGTGACTGCGTACTACCCCTCGGTGGGCTACACGACCGAGGTCATTCACCTCTTCCGGGCGAGCGGCTTGCGGAACGTGCGTGAGCTCGCGCCCGAATTCCCGGTACGGTTCCTGACAGTGAACGAGGTGCGGGAGCGGATCCGAACGGGCGCGATCATGGATAGCAAGACGATAATAGGTGTACTGTTGGCGACATGACCCCGAAGATCTGCGTTTTGCGCATAGAAGGCACGAACTGTGAGTATGAGACGTATCTCGCGTTTACTCGACTCGGCGCGGCCGCGGAGATCGTGCATCTGAAGCAGCTGATCGGCGCGGTGCAGCCGGGTGACCAGCGTCAGTTATCTGATTATGGTGCGTTGGTAATTCCCGGTGGGTTCTCGTCCGGCGATTACATCCGTGCGGGTGCGATCCTAGCGGCGCGCATACAGGGCGCGTTAGGCGCGGAGATCCAGGAGTTCATCGGAGCGGGAAAGCCGATTCTGGGCATCTGTAACGGTTTCCAGGTGCTGGTGGAGCTGGGGCTGCTGCCGGGGTTCGGCGCGCCCGGAGGAGTGGCGGTGCAGCAGGCCGCACTGACGACCAACGATTCCGGACGGTTCGAGTGCCGGCCGACCCTGATCAAGCATGAGAACCGTGGTAGCTGCGTCTTCACGCAGGGCATAGAACGGGGCAGTATCCTGAAGATCCCGAGCGCGCATGCGGAGGGCAAATTCTTCATTGATGAGCACCGGCGTGCGGACTATCTGCAACGTCTGGAAGAGAACGACCAGATAGTCTTCCGTTATGTGGATCCAGCGGGAGACTACGCGGGCTATCCCTGGAACCCGAACGGCTCGCTCGCGAATATCGCGGGAATCTGTAACCCGTCAGGCACGATCATGGGCTTGATGCCACATCCTGAACGGGTCTTTCATCCCTTTATGGATTCGGAATGGCCGCGCGCCGCCGCGCAGGCACGAACTACCCTCGGGATCGCGGAAGGCGCGGCGCAGGCCTACGGCGACGGTCAGCAGCTCTTTGCTTCGGTCTTGCAATACCTCCGGAGCAGATAGTGGTTAGTTAGCGTGATGATAAGGGGGAGGTTTTTATTTTTGTAACTACTACTATAAGCGACGATACAGGTAAGGAGCGTGAGCAGAACTGGCGAAGAAAAGAGTTAAAGATAAGTGGAAAGCGAAGGAGTGGTACTCGGTGCTCGCACCGAAGATGTTCGGCGACGTTAAGGCAGGGGATACGATCGCGGACGAGCCGACGAAGCTGATCGGCCGCCGGATCGAGATGACGGTCGACGAGCTCACGGGGCGGCTGATAAAGAACTCTAACTTGAAATTACAGCTCGAGGTCGATGAGGTAGATCATTCTAACGCGTATACGCGGTTCATCGGTCATCAAATCGATAATGATTATCTCCGCAGTTTAGCGCGTAAGCGCAGCTCAAAGATCGATTCGAACATCGAGGTGGTGACCAAGGATGGTGAGAACCTGCGGGTCAAGTCCTCCTGCTTCACCTTGAAGAAGGCGAGTGAAGCGCAGACGAAGGAGATCCGGAAGATCATGGAGGACGTGATCAAGAACAGAGCGGCGAGTTTGGAGCTCAACAAGTATCTGCAGGAGATCATTCTGGGGAAACTCTCCTCGGACATCTATAAAGTGGCCAAGAAGATCTATCCCGTGCGACGGGTAGAGATAACAAAGACCGAGAGGGAACTAGCTCCGCTTCGCGCCACAGAGTCGTAGGCGTACAATGAAGCTGAAATTCCTCGGCGGGTGTAACGAGATCGGACGATCTGCCATCCTGGTGGATGACAAGATCCTGATAGATTACGGGTTGCGGCCCTCAGACCCGCCGGAGATACCGCTCTTGAGCAGCGCTATCACACCCCGTACGGTCCTTCTCTCTCATGCGCATCTCGACCATTCGGGTATGGTGGCCAGCTTGATGAACCGCGGGCGGCGCCCTGAGGTCTACATGACGCCCGTAACCCGTGATCTGACCCAGCTCATGGCTCGGGATACCATAAAGGTGGGAAAGGAGCAGGGCTTTGTCTTCTTCGGTGAAGCGGATATCCAGCAGCTGGACGAGCACACGCATATCGTGGCCTATGGCGCGCGTCGTCCGTTAAACGGCTCTGATTATGCGTTTGAGCTGTACAATGCCGGGCACATACCCGGGAGCTCGGCCGTGTACCTGCAGAAAGAGAGCGAGGACATCAGCCTCTTTTACACGGGTGATATAAAAACGGGGCCCAGCCGGTTGATGGAGTGCGCGTATCCCGCGACCTTCCCGCGTGCTGATATCCTGCTGATCGAGAGCACCTATTACGACCGTGATCATCGTGACCGTCAGGAACTCGAGCGTGCATTCATCGATTCGATCCGTGATACGTTGAACGCAGGTGGTAACGCGATAGTGCCCTGCTTCGCGGTCGGCCGTACCCAGGAGATCGTGATGATCCTGCATTCCTACGGCCTGACGCCCTATATTGATGGGATGGGTCTGAGCGTCTTCAAGCTCTTCAAGAACCATCCGTCGTTCGTGAAGGACCCGGACGCGCTGAATAACGCGTTTGCCGATGCGGAGTTCGTGAACACGCGCAGGCGTAAGAAAGTGCTCGCCGAGCCCTCGATCATCGTGACGACGGCGGGCATGCTCAACGGCGGACCCGTGCTCTACTATCTGAAGAAGATCCACGATGATCCCCGGAGCAAGGTGCTGCTCACCGGCTATCAGATCGAGGGCACCAACGGGCGGCGCTTGCTGGATGAAGGCTGCGTCGAGGCTGATGGCGAGCTGGTCAAGGTGACCGCGGGGGTCGAGCAGTACGATTTCTCCGCACATGCCGGCGATACTGATCTGAAGAAGTTGGTCTCACGCTTCTGCAGGAACGGCACGGAAGTGGTCTTCACGGTACACGGTGAGCAGACCAATGAGTTCGCGGCGTGGGCACGCGAGAACTACAACTGCGAGGCGATCTCACCGCAGAACGGAGAAGAATTTATCATTGAGTGAGGTACAGAATAGTAACGTGAAAAGGAACGAGCGCCGGTAGTGTAGCTTGGTATCACATAGGCTTGCCAAGCCTATAACCCGGGTCCAAATCCCGGTCGGCGCATTCAATATTTTTCCATTATGAGCCCTTCGTAAAAAGCTACCCCTCTGAAGGGAGCATGGGTGATCTGATCCCCCTTGCCCAGAGCCATCGTGGTTGATCTGGGTCAGGCGTGGTTAAGGTTGGTGAACGGGTTTTGCCTGTTTTCGTGGTTCCTGCCCGGTAAGAACTCGACCTCAATCTCGTTTCTCATTCGCGGTGTTCGGAACTCACCCCATTTCGGAGCTACTGGCAAAAGGCAAAAGAAAAAACTTTAAATAACCGAAGGGCTTGATTACCTTGAGCCATGAGTGAGACAGGACAGATCATACTGGGTGGCGTGGGATTGTTGGCGCTCTGGTTAGCGCTCTACTTCTTGATCTCCATGTAACGCTCGACTCACAGAGACGGCGGCACGCAGCAAGACCTCCCCACGCAATTATATAAACCGTATCGTGTACGCATCGGTTCGGCACGTTATTCTGCTCGGAATTTGGAACACGCGATTCTCGTGCCCGTTTATCACGGTGAGGGGCCGCACCTTTTTAAGCCGCGACATCTGATCGGTTGGTATGGAACTCGCGGATTTCCGGATATCGGGATATGGAACTGCATCCTGTGCACCGTCACCGGTCAATCGCATGATGGCGGCATTTGCCGCGGATTTCCGGCCAGCCAAAGACGTTAACCTGGGCGTTGGCTACGTCAACGAACGGACGATCCCGCACGAGCTCATGGTGGAGGCAATGCAGGCGGTGCTCACCGAGCCGGAGAAGTATAAGGTGCCGTTCAATTACGGTGGTTCTCAGGGCTCGCAGAACCTGATCGAGTCACTTAAGCAGTTCCAGATCGAGCACGGCCTCGGGGGGCTCACGCAGGAGATCGTCGATCGCACAGAGGTTATTATAGGTCCGAACGGCGCGACAAGCCTGCTCGAAGGTATTGCGCACGTCGTTGCACCCGGCATGGTCATCACCTCAGACCCGATGTACTATATCTACTGTAACTATCTCGAACGGCAGGGGTTCGAGGTACTCACGGTGCCCGAAGACGATTACGGTATACGAACCGATCTCCTCCGCGCGAAACTCGACCACCTGGGCGACCGCAAAGGCGAGATCGC is part of the Methanomicrobia archaeon genome and harbors:
- a CDS encoding NUDIX hydrolase — encoded protein: MSEEVPVERRELYRGKVVHLQLTTVLLPDGRRRTREILVHPGAAAVVPLMDDRIMLIEQYRAAVGRKTLEIPAGTLEPGESPEDCAQRELLEETGFQAESWSHVTAYYPSVGYTTEVIHLFRASGLRNVRELAPEFPVRFLTVNEVRERIRTGAIMDSKTIIGVLLAT
- the purQ gene encoding phosphoribosylformylglycinamidine synthase subunit PurQ, with translation MTPKICVLRIEGTNCEYETYLAFTRLGAAAEIVHLKQLIGAVQPGDQRQLSDYGALVIPGGFSSGDYIRAGAILAARIQGALGAEIQEFIGAGKPILGICNGFQVLVELGLLPGFGAPGGVAVQQAALTTNDSGRFECRPTLIKHENRGSCVFTQGIERGSILKIPSAHAEGKFFIDEHRRADYLQRLEENDQIVFRYVDPAGDYAGYPWNPNGSLANIAGICNPSGTIMGLMPHPERVFHPFMDSEWPRAAAQARTTLGIAEGAAQAYGDGQQLFASVLQYLRSR
- a CDS encoding 30S ribosomal protein S3ae — translated: MAKKRVKDKWKAKEWYSVLAPKMFGDVKAGDTIADEPTKLIGRRIEMTVDELTGRLIKNSNLKLQLEVDEVDHSNAYTRFIGHQIDNDYLRSLARKRSSKIDSNIEVVTKDGENLRVKSSCFTLKKASEAQTKEIRKIMEDVIKNRAASLELNKYLQEIILGKLSSDIYKVAKKIYPVRRVEITKTERELAPLRATES
- a CDS encoding MBL fold metallo-hydrolase, coding for MKLKFLGGCNEIGRSAILVDDKILIDYGLRPSDPPEIPLLSSAITPRTVLLSHAHLDHSGMVASLMNRGRRPEVYMTPVTRDLTQLMARDTIKVGKEQGFVFFGEADIQQLDEHTHIVAYGARRPLNGSDYAFELYNAGHIPGSSAVYLQKESEDISLFYTGDIKTGPSRLMECAYPATFPRADILLIESTYYDRDHRDRQELERAFIDSIRDTLNAGGNAIVPCFAVGRTQEIVMILHSYGLTPYIDGMGLSVFKLFKNHPSFVKDPDALNNAFADAEFVNTRRRKKVLAEPSIIVTTAGMLNGGPVLYYLKKIHDDPRSKVLLTGYQIEGTNGRRLLDEGCVEADGELVKVTAGVEQYDFSAHAGDTDLKKLVSRFCRNGTEVVFTVHGEQTNEFAAWARENYNCEAISPQNGEEFIIE